One Streptococcus gallolyticus subsp. gallolyticus DSM 16831 DNA window includes the following coding sequences:
- a CDS encoding ribonuclease J, giving the protein MSDIKIIALGGVRENAKNLYVVEVNDSIFILDAGLKYPENEQLGVDEVIPNIDYLVENKKRVQGIFLTHGHADAIGALPYILSEFKAPVFGSPLTIELAKLFVKKNNNVKKFNNFHVIDAETEIEFADATISFFKTTHSVPESLGIVVGTDEGNIVYTGDFKFDQAARKYYRTDLSRLTEIGREGVLALLSDSANATSNVLTASESEVAAEMDSIIADAEGRVIIAAVASNLVRIQQVFDSAADYGRRVVLTGFDAENIVRTAIRMKRLRLVDEKLIVKPKDMHKFEDHELIILEAGRMGEPINGLQKMALGRHRYVQIKEGDLVYIVTTPSLSKEAAVARVENLIYKAGGVVKLITQTMNVSGHANARDLQLMINLLQPKYLFPVQGEYRNLATHAELAQEVGMYPENIYIVKRGDVMVLGKDGFNHEGSVPAGDVMIDGNAIGDVGNIVLRDRKVLSEDGIFIVALTVNKREKKIVSKAKIHTRGFVYVKKSRDILRESAELVNQTVENYLAQDSFDWGELKGAVRDDVAKFLFDQTKRRPAILPVVMEVR; this is encoded by the coding sequence ATGAGCGATATTAAAATTATTGCCCTTGGAGGTGTGCGCGAAAATGCGAAAAACCTCTATGTGGTAGAAGTTAATGACTCTATTTTCATTTTGGATGCTGGACTTAAATATCCTGAAAATGAACAATTGGGTGTAGATGAAGTCATTCCAAATATTGACTACCTAGTTGAAAATAAAAAACGTGTGCAAGGAATTTTCTTGACGCATGGGCACGCAGACGCTATCGGAGCTTTGCCTTATATTCTATCGGAATTTAAAGCGCCAGTGTTTGGCTCACCGTTGACAATTGAGTTAGCGAAGCTTTTTGTTAAGAAAAATAACAATGTTAAAAAATTTAATAATTTCCATGTTATTGACGCAGAAACTGAAATTGAATTTGCAGATGCGACAATTTCATTCTTTAAAACAACTCACTCAGTTCCTGAAAGTTTGGGGATTGTTGTTGGTACAGATGAGGGAAATATTGTTTACACAGGCGACTTCAAATTTGACCAAGCTGCCCGTAAATATTACCGTACAGACTTGTCTCGTTTGACGGAAATTGGGCGTGAAGGCGTTTTAGCTCTTCTTTCTGATTCTGCTAATGCGACAAGTAATGTTCTGACAGCTAGCGAATCAGAAGTTGCTGCTGAAATGGATAGCATTATCGCAGATGCTGAAGGTCGTGTGATTATTGCAGCCGTAGCTTCTAACTTGGTTCGTATTCAGCAGGTATTTGATTCAGCCGCAGACTATGGTCGTCGTGTTGTTTTAACTGGTTTTGACGCTGAAAATATTGTCCGCACAGCCATTCGTATGAAACGCTTGCGTTTGGTTGATGAAAAATTGATTGTCAAACCAAAAGACATGCACAAGTTTGAAGACCATGAATTGATTATTCTTGAAGCTGGTCGTATGGGGGAACCGATTAATGGTTTGCAAAAAATGGCGCTTGGACGTCACCGTTATGTGCAAATTAAGGAAGGCGACCTTGTTTACATCGTTACAACGCCAAGTCTTTCAAAAGAAGCAGCTGTTGCGCGTGTCGAAAATTTGATTTACAAAGCTGGCGGTGTGGTTAAACTTATCACACAAACAATGAATGTTTCAGGTCATGCCAATGCGCGTGATTTGCAGTTGATGATTAATCTTCTTCAACCAAAATATTTGTTCCCAGTTCAAGGAGAATACCGTAACTTGGCAACGCATGCTGAGTTAGCGCAAGAAGTTGGTATGTATCCAGAAAATATTTACATCGTCAAACGTGGTGATGTCATGGTTCTTGGTAAAGATGGCTTTAATCACGAGGGAAGTGTCCCAGCTGGTGATGTGATGATTGACGGAAATGCGATTGGTGACGTTGGTAATATTGTTCTTCGTGACCGCAAAGTCTTGTCAGAAGATGGTATTTTCATTGTTGCCTTGACTGTTAATAAACGCGAAAAGAAAATCGTTTCAAAAGCTAAAATTCACACACGTGGTTTTGTCTATGTTAAGAAAAGCCGTGATATTCTGCGTGAATCAGCTGAATTGGTTAATCAAACTGTTGAAAATTACTTGGCACAAGATAGCTTTGACTGGGGTGAATTGAAAGGAGCTGTCCGCGATGATGTGGCAAAATTCCTTTTCGACCAAACCAAACGTCGCCCTGCTATTTTACCAGTAGTTATGGAAGTGAGATAA
- a CDS encoding matrixin family metalloprotease — MRNLFRIIFFIPRLIISIIWNFFWAIFRTIVIIGIVCFGLLYYANNSSSQLANTISTIANNVTSYFSANSDDIANSLKDLSTDDFTYYSGARWSSNSANVYIETTNETLIEAYEEAINAWNATGAFTFNLVSDESSADIIATDYSDASSKAAGLAETETNALTNRITHVDVKLNTYYLTENDYGYTHNRIVYTAEHELGHAIGLDHDDDEQSVMQSSGSYYGIQDVDIQKVQELYAS; from the coding sequence ATGAGAAATTTATTTAGGATAATCTTTTTTATTCCCAGACTCATTATCAGTATTATCTGGAATTTTTTCTGGGCTATTTTTAGAACGATTGTAATTATTGGAATTGTTTGTTTTGGTTTACTATATTATGCCAATAACAGCAGTTCTCAGTTAGCCAATACGATTTCAACCATTGCCAATAATGTCACAAGTTATTTTTCGGCAAATAGTGATGATATTGCAAATAGTCTAAAAGACTTGTCAACGGATGATTTCACTTATTATTCGGGGGCACGTTGGTCAAGCAATTCTGCCAATGTCTATATTGAGACGACCAATGAAACGTTGATTGAAGCTTATGAGGAAGCTATCAATGCTTGGAATGCCACAGGAGCTTTTACTTTTAATTTGGTTTCTGATGAATCGTCGGCGGACATTATTGCGACTGATTATTCTGATGCTAGCTCAAAAGCAGCAGGTCTTGCAGAGACAGAGACAAATGCTTTGACGAACCGAATTACCCATGTTGATGTGAAATTGAACACTTACTATTTAACGGAAAATGATTATGGCTATACGCATAATCGTATCGTTTACACCGCAGAGCATGAATTGGGGCACGCTATCGGACTTGACCATGATGACGATGAACAGTCTGTTATGCAATCTTCAGGTTCTTACTACGGTATTCAAGATGTCGATATCCAAAAAGTTCAAGAGCTATACGCTTCTTAA
- a CDS encoding ATP-binding cassette domain-containing protein, translated as MIILQGNKIERSFSGDVLFDNINIQVDEKDRIALVGRNGAGKSTLLKILVGEETPTSGEINTKRDLTLSYLAQDSRFESENTIFDEMLHVFDDVRGMESRLRKMEMQMAELTGDAFDKLMSDYDRMSEEFRVKGGFTYEAEIKAILNGFKFDESMWQMKISELSGGQNTRLALAKMLLEKPELLVLDEPTNHLDIETIAWLENYLVNYQGALIIVSHDRYFLDKVATVTLDLTPHSLDRYVGNYSKFMDLKAEKLALEAKNYEKQAKEIAKLEDFVQRNIVRASTTKRAQARRKQLEKMERLDKPTVGQKSANMTFHADKVSGNVVLTVTDAAIGYDNQILSEPINIDIKKFDAIAIVGPNGIGKSTLIKSIVGQIPFIKGTSTYGANVEVGYYDQTQSNLTRTNTVLDELWNDFSTTPEVEIRNRLGAFLFSGDDVKKSVSMLSGGERARLLLAKLSMQNDNFLILDEPTNHLDIDSKEVLEDALIDFDGTLLFVSHDRYFINRVATKVLEISEKGSTLYLGDYDYYLEKKAELEEMERLKAEEAQEKTVAIVEKAPANDYQAQKANQKELRKLTRRIAEIENQLENIEAREEAINQAMLATNDAVELVDLQKELDDLTEQQEKLMLEWEELSEQVEG; from the coding sequence ATGATTATTTTACAAGGGAATAAAATTGAACGCTCGTTTTCGGGTGATGTACTTTTTGATAATATTAATATTCAAGTTGATGAGAAAGACCGTATTGCGCTGGTTGGGCGAAATGGTGCTGGAAAATCAACTTTGCTTAAAATTTTAGTCGGCGAAGAAACACCAACATCTGGTGAAATTAACACAAAACGTGATTTGACTTTATCTTACTTGGCACAAGATAGCCGTTTCGAGTCAGAGAATACGATTTTTGATGAAATGTTGCACGTTTTTGATGATGTACGTGGCATGGAATCACGTTTGCGTAAAATGGAAATGCAAATGGCAGAGCTGACAGGTGATGCTTTTGATAAATTGATGTCAGATTATGACCGTATGTCAGAGGAATTTCGTGTCAAGGGTGGATTTACCTATGAGGCGGAAATCAAGGCGATTTTAAATGGTTTTAAATTTGATGAATCCATGTGGCAAATGAAGATTTCGGAATTGTCAGGTGGGCAAAATACACGCTTGGCGCTTGCCAAAATGTTGCTTGAAAAGCCTGAATTGCTAGTGCTAGACGAACCAACCAACCATTTGGATATCGAAACTATTGCTTGGCTTGAAAATTACTTGGTCAACTATCAAGGCGCTTTGATTATTGTCAGTCACGACCGTTATTTCTTGGATAAGGTGGCAACGGTGACGCTTGATTTGACACCACATTCGCTTGACAGATACGTTGGTAATTATTCTAAATTTATGGATTTGAAAGCTGAAAAGTTAGCACTTGAAGCCAAAAATTATGAAAAACAAGCCAAAGAAATTGCCAAGTTAGAGGACTTTGTTCAACGTAATATTGTGCGTGCTTCAACGACAAAACGTGCCCAAGCTCGCCGCAAACAGTTGGAAAAAATGGAGCGTTTGGACAAACCAACGGTAGGGCAAAAATCGGCTAACATGACTTTTCATGCGGATAAAGTGTCAGGAAATGTTGTCTTGACGGTGACAGATGCGGCAATTGGCTATGATAACCAAATCTTGTCAGAACCAATTAATATTGATATCAAGAAATTCGATGCCATTGCCATTGTCGGACCAAATGGTATCGGAAAATCAACCTTGATTAAATCAATTGTGGGTCAAATTCCATTTATCAAGGGAACGTCAACTTACGGTGCCAATGTTGAAGTGGGTTACTATGACCAAACGCAATCAAATTTGACGCGTACAAACACGGTTCTTGATGAGCTTTGGAATGATTTTTCAACGACACCAGAAGTGGAAATTCGTAACCGTCTGGGAGCTTTTCTCTTCTCTGGCGATGATGTCAAGAAATCAGTCAGCATGCTTTCTGGTGGTGAACGCGCCCGCTTACTTCTTGCAAAATTGTCCATGCAAAATGATAATTTCCTTATTCTAGACGAACCAACCAACCACTTGGATATCGATAGCAAGGAAGTTTTGGAAGATGCTTTGATTGATTTTGACGGAACACTTTTATTTGTCAGTCACGACCGTTATTTCATTAACCGTGTGGCAACAAAAGTGCTTGAAATCTCTGAAAAAGGCTCAACCCTTTATCTTGGTGATTATGATTATTACCTTGAGAAAAAAGCAGAGCTGGAAGAAATGGAACGTTTGAAAGCCGAAGAAGCACAGGAAAAAACAGTTGCCATTGTTGAAAAAGCGCCAGCTAATGATTATCAAGCGCAAAAAGCTAACCAAAAGGAACTTCGCAAACTCACACGCCGAATCGCAGAAATTGAAAATCAATTAGAAAACATTGAAGCGCGTGAAGAAGCAATCAACCAAGCGATGTTAGCCACAAATGATGCCGTAGAACTCGTTGATTTGCAAAAAGAACTCGATGACTTGACTGAACAACAAGAAAAACTCATGCTAGAATGGGAAGAACTCAGCGAACAGGTTGAAGGGTGA
- a CDS encoding MarR family winged helix-turn-helix transcriptional regulator, which yields MNPTNAPYGWLVKRIAHRLEQNMNNFLKPYNITIMQSWVLMFLKRTEKCYTFKELEKQFEVSQPTMAGILARLDQKDMIITSQDEKDKRIKKVEISDEGRALINRLGEHLDDSERAIVGDFTKDEQETFHLLLERAYYNVVERGDEND from the coding sequence ATGAACCCGACAAATGCTCCTTATGGCTGGTTAGTCAAACGGATAGCTCATCGTTTGGAACAAAACATGAATAATTTCCTAAAACCGTATAATATCACGATTATGCAGTCATGGGTGTTGATGTTTTTGAAACGAACAGAGAAGTGCTACACTTTTAAAGAATTAGAGAAACAATTTGAAGTGTCTCAGCCGACAATGGCTGGTATTTTGGCGCGTTTAGACCAAAAAGATATGATTATCACAAGCCAAGATGAGAAAGACAAGCGTATCAAAAAAGTTGAAATTTCTGACGAAGGTAGGGCTTTGATTAATCGTTTGGGTGAACACTTGGATGATTCAGAGCGTGCAATTGTGGGGGATTTTACCAAAGACGAGCAGGAGACGTTTCATTTATTGCTTGAAAGAGCTTATTATAATGTTGTAGAAAGAGGTGACGAGAATGATTAA